Proteins from a single region of Pseudomonas sp. 10S4:
- the pcaF gene encoding 3-oxoadipyl-CoA thiolase, translated as MMRDVYICDAIRTPIGRFGGGLSAVRADDLAAVPIKALMERNPSVDWNAVDEVFLGCANQAGEDNRNVARMALLLAGLPESIPGVTLNRLCASGMDAIGTAFRAIASGEMELAIAGGVESMSRAPFVMGKADAAFSRNMKLEDTTIGWRFINPLMKARYGVDAMPQTADNVADDYEISREDQDAFALRSQQRTAAAQAAGFFAEEIVEVRIAHKKGETVVTQDEHPRADTTLETLAKLKPVNGPDKTVTAGNASGVNDGAAALILASADAVKKHGLTARAKVLGMASAGVAPRVMGIGPVPAVRKLTERLGLAVSDFDVIELNEAFASQGLAVLRELGLADDAAQVNPNGGAIALGHPLGMSGARLVLTALHHLEKTGGKKGLATMCVGVGQGLALAIERV; from the coding sequence CTGATGCGCGACGTTTATATCTGCGATGCGATCCGCACCCCCATCGGCCGCTTCGGCGGTGGCTTGTCGGCGGTTCGCGCCGACGATCTGGCCGCCGTGCCGATCAAGGCGCTGATGGAGCGCAACCCGTCGGTGGACTGGAACGCGGTGGACGAGGTGTTCCTCGGCTGCGCCAACCAGGCCGGCGAAGACAACCGCAACGTGGCGCGCATGGCGCTGCTGCTGGCCGGACTGCCGGAAAGCATTCCGGGCGTTACGCTCAATCGCCTTTGCGCGTCGGGTATGGACGCCATCGGCACCGCGTTCCGCGCGATTGCCAGCGGCGAAATGGAGCTGGCGATTGCCGGCGGCGTCGAGTCGATGTCCCGCGCGCCATTCGTGATGGGCAAGGCCGATGCGGCGTTTTCGCGCAACATGAAGCTGGAAGACACCACCATCGGCTGGCGTTTCATCAACCCGTTGATGAAAGCCCGGTACGGCGTCGATGCGATGCCGCAGACTGCCGACAATGTGGCCGACGATTACGAAATTTCCCGCGAGGACCAGGACGCTTTCGCCCTGCGCAGTCAGCAACGGACAGCCGCCGCGCAAGCTGCAGGATTTTTCGCTGAAGAAATCGTTGAAGTGCGGATTGCCCACAAGAAGGGTGAAACGGTCGTCACGCAGGATGAGCATCCTCGCGCCGACACCACGCTGGAAACACTGGCCAAACTCAAACCGGTCAACGGCCCCGACAAAACCGTCACTGCTGGCAATGCTTCCGGTGTGAACGACGGCGCGGCGGCGTTGATTCTGGCTTCGGCCGACGCCGTGAAGAAACACGGCCTGACGGCCCGCGCCAAAGTGCTCGGCATGGCGAGCGCCGGTGTCGCCCCTCGGGTCATGGGCATCGGCCCGGTGCCGGCGGTGCGAAAACTCACTGAGCGCCTCGGCTTGGCCGTCAGCGATTTCGACGTGATCGAACTCAACGAAGCGTTTGCCAGCCAGGGCTTGGCGGTGCTGCGTGAACTGGGGCTGGCGGACGACGCCGCCCAGGTCAACCCGAACGGCGGCGCCATTGCCTTGGGTCATCCGTTGGGCATGAGCGGTGCACGTTTGGTGCTGACCGCGCTGCATCACCTGGAAAAGACCGGTGGCAAGAAAGGTCTGGCGACCATGTGCGTCGGCGTCGGCCAAGGTCTGGCACTCGCGATCGAACGCGTCTGA
- the pcaC gene encoding 4-carboxymuconolactone decarboxylase encodes MDEKQRYDEGLKVRRAVLGDAHVDRSLNALTEFNSEFQEMITRHAWGDIWTRPGLERHTRSLITIAMLIGMNRNEELKLHLRAAANNGVTRGEIKEVIMQSAIYCGIPAANATFHLAESVWDELGVESRE; translated from the coding sequence GTGGACGAGAAACAACGTTACGACGAGGGCTTGAAAGTCCGCCGCGCGGTCCTCGGCGATGCTCACGTCGACCGCAGCCTGAACGCGCTGACCGAGTTCAACTCGGAGTTCCAGGAGATGATCACCCGTCACGCCTGGGGCGATATCTGGACCCGCCCGGGCCTGGAGCGCCACACCCGCAGCCTGATCACCATCGCCATGCTGATCGGCATGAATCGCAACGAAGAGCTCAAGTTGCACCTGCGCGCCGCCGCCAATAACGGCGTGACCCGTGGCGAGATCAAGGAGGTGATCATGCAGAGCGCGATTTATTGCGGGATTCCGGCGGCGAATGCGACGTTCCATCTGGCGGAATCGGTTTGGGATGAGTTGGGGGTTGAGTCTCGGGAGTGA
- a CDS encoding 3-carboxy-cis,cis-muconate cycloisomerase, which yields MNQRPNNQLFDAYFTARDMREVFCDQGRVQAMLDFEAALARAEARVGLIPQTAVAAIEAACQAGHYDFGALGEAIATAGNSAIPLVKALGKQIAANDAEAERYVHLGATSQDVMDSGLVLQLRRALALIENDLAQLGETLATQAQRYAATTLAGRTWLQHATPVTLGMKIAGWLGAVTRSRQRLRELKPRLLVLQFGGASGTLAALGEQAMPIATALAEELQLALPEQPWHTQRDRLVEFGSVLGLIAGSLGKFGRDISLLMQTEAAEAFEPSAPGKGGSSTMPHKRNPVGAAVLIGAATRVPGLLSTLFSAMPQEHERSLGLWHAEWETLPEICCLVSGSLQQALLVAEGLEVDAMRMARNLDLTQGLVLAEAVSIVLAQRVGRDTAHHLLEQCCKRAVAEQRHLRAVLGDEPQVTAELSPAELDRLLDPAHYLGQAHTWVERAVAEHFALTA from the coding sequence ATGAACCAGCGACCGAACAATCAATTGTTCGATGCCTATTTCACTGCCCGCGATATGCGCGAAGTGTTCTGCGATCAGGGCCGGGTTCAGGCCATGCTCGATTTCGAAGCCGCACTGGCCCGGGCCGAGGCGCGCGTCGGGTTGATTCCTCAAACGGCTGTCGCCGCAATCGAAGCCGCTTGTCAGGCCGGGCATTACGATTTTGGCGCCCTCGGTGAAGCGATTGCCACGGCCGGCAATTCGGCGATCCCGCTGGTCAAGGCCTTGGGTAAACAGATTGCCGCGAACGACGCCGAAGCCGAGCGTTACGTGCACTTGGGCGCCACCAGTCAGGACGTGATGGACTCGGGTCTGGTGTTGCAACTGCGTCGTGCACTGGCGCTGATCGAAAACGATTTGGCGCAGTTGGGGGAAACCCTCGCGACCCAGGCTCAACGTTACGCCGCCACAACCCTGGCCGGACGCACCTGGTTGCAACACGCGACGCCGGTCACCCTCGGGATGAAAATCGCCGGTTGGCTCGGTGCCGTGACCCGTAGTCGCCAGCGTCTGCGCGAACTGAAACCACGCTTGCTGGTGCTGCAATTCGGCGGCGCCTCCGGAACCCTGGCGGCCCTCGGCGAACAGGCGATGCCGATTGCCACAGCCTTGGCCGAAGAGCTGCAACTGGCGCTGCCGGAGCAACCCTGGCACACCCAGAGAGATCGGTTGGTGGAGTTCGGTTCGGTGCTCGGTTTGATCGCTGGCAGCCTCGGCAAGTTCGGTCGCGACATCAGCCTGTTGATGCAGACCGAAGCGGCTGAAGCCTTCGAACCCTCGGCGCCGGGCAAGGGCGGTTCCTCGACCATGCCGCACAAACGCAACCCGGTGGGCGCGGCGGTGTTGATCGGTGCGGCGACGCGGGTGCCGGGTTTGCTCTCGACCTTATTCAGCGCCATGCCGCAAGAACACGAGCGCAGCCTCGGCCTGTGGCATGCCGAGTGGGAAACCCTGCCGGAGATTTGCTGCCTGGTGTCCGGCAGTTTGCAGCAGGCACTGCTGGTCGCCGAAGGCCTGGAAGTGGACGCGATGCGCATGGCCCGCAACCTCGACTTGACCCAAGGTCTGGTGCTGGCCGAAGCGGTGAGCATCGTTCTCGCGCAACGAGTCGGCCGCGATACCGCGCACCATCTGCTGGAACAATGCTGCAAACGCGCAGTGGCCGAACAGCGTCATCTACGCGCGGTCCTCGGCGATGAGCCGCAAGTGACCGCTGAGCTTTCACCTGCTGAACTGGATCGACTGCTGGACCCTGCCCACTACCTCGGCCAGGCCCATACCTGGGTCGAGCGCGCGGTGGCTGAACATTTTGCGTTGACTGCCTGA
- a CDS encoding CoA-transferase subunit beta, whose product MTYTTNEMMTVAAARRLKNGSVCFVGIGLPSKAANLARLTSSPDVVLIYESGPIGAKPSVLPLSIGDGELAETADTVVPTGEIFRYWLQGGRIDVGFLGAAQVDRFGNINTTVVGDYHQPKVRLPGAGGAPEIAGSAKSVLIILKQSSRSFVEKLDFITSVGHGEGGDSRKRLGLPGAGPVGIITDLCIMEPEAETHEFVVTALHPGVTREQVTAATGWAIRFAEQVENTAEPTDVELTALRDLEARTAAAHGQAPGEA is encoded by the coding sequence ATGACTTACACCACCAATGAAATGATGACCGTCGCCGCTGCCCGCCGTTTGAAGAACGGTTCGGTGTGCTTCGTCGGCATCGGCCTGCCGTCGAAAGCCGCCAATCTGGCGCGGCTGACTTCCTCACCTGATGTAGTCCTGATCTACGAATCGGGTCCGATTGGTGCCAAGCCGAGCGTGTTGCCGCTGTCGATTGGTGACGGTGAACTGGCGGAAACCGCTGACACTGTTGTGCCGACCGGTGAGATTTTTCGCTACTGGTTGCAGGGCGGGCGCATCGACGTCGGTTTTCTCGGTGCGGCGCAGGTCGACCGTTTCGGCAACATCAACACCACGGTCGTTGGTGATTATCACCAGCCAAAAGTCCGCCTGCCGGGTGCCGGTGGTGCGCCGGAGATTGCTGGCTCGGCCAAAAGCGTGTTGATCATCCTTAAACAGTCGTCGCGTTCGTTTGTGGAAAAGCTCGACTTCATTACTTCGGTCGGCCATGGCGAGGGCGGTGATTCGCGCAAGCGTCTCGGCCTGCCGGGCGCCGGGCCGGTCGGCATCATTACCGACCTGTGCATCATGGAACCGGAAGCCGAGACTCATGAATTCGTGGTTACCGCACTGCATCCGGGCGTGACCCGCGAGCAAGTCACGGCGGCCACCGGTTGGGCGATTCGCTTCGCCGAACAGGTTGAAAACACCGCCGAGCCCACCGATGTCGAGCTGACGGCGCTGAGGGATCTGGAAGCCCGCACCGCTGCGGCCCACGGCCAAGCACCCGGAGAAGCCTGA
- the pcaG gene encoding protocatechuate 3,4-dioxygenase subunit alpha, with product MTLNATTSHTVGPYYHIGLTWLNREDLTVEQTLGQRVAITGQVVDGNGDVVNDAMLEVWQANAAGKYDHPEDEQDKPLDPNFEGFGRVPVDAEGRFRFTTIKPGTVEGLNGSTQAPHLVVLVFARGLVKHLLTRIYFDGEPANVADPLLECVPAERRSTLLAKADASGVYQWNVILQGTDEETVFFDY from the coding sequence ATGACGCTGAACGCGACCACGTCCCACACCGTCGGGCCGTATTACCACATCGGCCTGACCTGGCTGAACCGCGAAGACCTGACCGTCGAACAAACCCTCGGCCAGCGCGTGGCGATCACCGGGCAAGTGGTGGATGGCAACGGTGATGTCGTCAACGACGCCATGCTGGAAGTCTGGCAGGCCAACGCCGCCGGCAAGTATGACCACCCCGAAGACGAGCAGGACAAACCCCTGGACCCGAACTTCGAAGGTTTTGGCCGGGTGCCGGTGGATGCCGAAGGGCGCTTTCGTTTCACCACGATCAAGCCTGGGACGGTTGAAGGTTTGAACGGTTCGACCCAGGCACCGCATCTGGTAGTGCTGGTGTTTGCCCGTGGGTTGGTGAAGCACTTGCTGACGCGGATCTACTTTGATGGCGAGCCGGCCAACGTGGCGGACCCGCTGCTCGAATGTGTCCCGGCGGAGCGTCGCAGTACGTTGCTGGCGAAGGCCGATGCATCGGGTGTTTATCAGTGGAACGTGATTTTGCAGGGGACAGATGAGGAGACGGTGTTCTTCGATTATTGA
- the pcaH gene encoding protocatechuate 3,4-dioxygenase subunit beta — protein sequence MTDKPGYRRPQEGTQPEYLHPTYQSTNRRAPSKPLVFLPHSLSEITGPTIGAERINPQDNDLTAQHTGEPQGERIIIHGRVLDEDGLPVPGILVEIWQANAAGRYNHARDLHDAPLDPNFTGTGRTVTDADGWYQFQTIKPGAYPWGNHHNAWRPAHIHFSLFGPSILTRLVTQMYFPGDPLLAYDPIYNCVPDTRAKERLIASFDLEKTIPSYALGYRWDIVLRGREATPMEK from the coding sequence ATGACTGACAAGCCTGGTTACCGTCGCCCGCAAGAAGGCACCCAGCCGGAATACCTGCACCCGACGTATCAATCCACCAACCGGCGCGCGCCGTCGAAGCCGTTGGTGTTTTTGCCCCATTCGCTGTCGGAAATTACCGGCCCGACCATCGGCGCCGAGCGCATCAACCCGCAGGACAATGACCTGACTGCACAGCACACGGGCGAACCACAGGGCGAGCGCATCATCATCCACGGCCGCGTGCTGGATGAAGACGGCTTGCCGGTGCCGGGGATTCTGGTGGAGATCTGGCAGGCCAACGCCGCCGGCCGCTACAACCATGCCCGCGACCTGCACGACGCGCCGCTGGACCCGAACTTCACGGGCACCGGCCGCACCGTGACCGACGCCGATGGCTGGTATCAGTTCCAGACCATCAAGCCTGGCGCCTACCCGTGGGGCAACCACCATAACGCCTGGCGTCCGGCGCACATCCATTTCTCACTGTTCGGGCCGAGCATCCTGACGCGGCTGGTGACTCAGATGTATTTCCCGGGCGATCCGTTGCTGGCCTATGACCCGATCTACAACTGCGTGCCGGATACCCGCGCCAAAGAACGTTTGATCGCCAGTTTCGACCTGGAAAAAACCATCCCTTCCTACGCCCTCGGTTACCGTTGGGACATCGTCTTGCGCGGCCGCGAAGCCACGCCGATGGAGAAATAA
- the pcaD gene encoding 3-oxoadipate enol-lactonase, which yields MAFVQLAEGELHYQIQGPQLDGPVDAPVLVLSNSLGTDLHMWDAQISAFTEHFRVLRFDTRGHGQSLVTPGPYSIEQLGRDVLALLDALHIERAHFCGLSMGGLIGQWLGINAGQRLNKLIVCNTAAKIGDPSVWNPRIETVVRDGPAAMVALRDASIARWFTADFSEANPAAAKKITDMLAATSPEGYAANCAAVRDADFRDQLSSIKVPLLVIAGTEDAVTPPSGGHFIQEHVQGAEYAEFYAAHLSNVQAGAAFSERVLAFLSNH from the coding sequence GTGGCATTCGTACAACTCGCCGAGGGCGAACTGCACTACCAAATTCAAGGGCCGCAACTCGATGGCCCGGTCGATGCGCCGGTGCTGGTGTTGTCCAACTCGTTGGGCACCGACCTGCACATGTGGGACGCGCAGATTTCAGCGTTCACCGAGCATTTCCGGGTGCTACGTTTCGACACCCGTGGCCATGGTCAATCGTTGGTGACGCCGGGACCTTACAGCATCGAGCAATTGGGCCGTGACGTGCTGGCGCTGCTGGATGCGTTGCACATCGAACGTGCGCATTTCTGTGGCTTGTCCATGGGCGGCTTGATCGGCCAATGGCTGGGGATCAATGCCGGCCAACGTTTGAACAAACTGATCGTTTGCAACACCGCCGCGAAAATCGGCGACCCGTCGGTGTGGAACCCGCGAATCGAAACCGTGGTGCGTGACGGCCCGGCAGCGATGGTCGCGTTGCGTGATGCGTCGATTGCGCGCTGGTTTACGGCTGATTTTTCCGAGGCCAATCCGGCGGCGGCGAAGAAGATCACCGACATGCTCGCCGCCACTTCACCTGAAGGTTACGCAGCCAATTGCGCCGCCGTGCGCGATGCTGATTTTCGTGATCAGTTGTCCTCGATCAAGGTGCCGCTGCTGGTGATCGCGGGTACCGAAGACGCGGTCACGCCGCCGTCCGGTGGGCACTTTATTCAGGAACACGTGCAGGGCGCCGAGTACGCCGAGTTCTACGCCGCGCACCTGTCCAACGTCCAGGCCGGCGCCGCGTTCAGCGAGCGGGTGCTGGCGTTTTTGTCGAACCATTGA
- a CDS encoding MFS transporter, with protein sequence MNQPQSAVGNCLDVQSFINAQPISRYQWRVVILCFLIVFLDGLDTAAMGFIAPALSQDWGIDRASLGPVMSAALIGMVFGALGSGPLADRFGRKVVLVGAVFLFGIFSLASAYSSNVDQLLVLRFLTGLGLGAGMPNATTLLSEYTPERKKSLLVTSMFCGFNLGMAGGGFISAKLIPAFGWHSLLLIGGILPLILAVVLLFWLPESARYLVVRNRGTDKVRKTLAPIDPTVVAQASSFSVPEQKTVKARNVFAVIFSGTYSTGTLLLWLTYFMGLVIVYLLTSWLPTLMRDSGASMEQAAFIGALFQFGGVLSAVGVGWAMDRFNPHKVIGIFYLLAGVFAYAVGQSLGHITLLATLVLVAGMCVNGAQSAMPSLAARFYPTQGRATGVSWMLGIGRFGAILGAWMGATLLGLGWNFEQVLTALVIPAALATTAVVIKGMVSHADAT encoded by the coding sequence ATGAACCAGCCTCAGTCTGCTGTAGGAAACTGCCTCGACGTGCAGTCCTTCATCAATGCCCAACCCATTTCGCGCTACCAGTGGCGGGTGGTGATCCTGTGTTTCCTGATTGTCTTCCTCGATGGCCTCGACACCGCTGCCATGGGTTTTATCGCGCCGGCCCTTTCCCAGGACTGGGGCATCGACCGCGCCAGCCTCGGCCCGGTGATGAGTGCCGCGCTGATTGGCATGGTCTTCGGTGCACTGGGTTCCGGCCCGTTGGCTGACCGCTTCGGGCGAAAAGTCGTACTGGTAGGCGCGGTGTTTCTGTTCGGCATCTTCAGCCTGGCTTCGGCCTACAGCAGCAACGTTGATCAATTGCTGGTGCTGCGTTTCCTGACCGGCCTGGGTTTGGGCGCTGGGATGCCGAATGCCACCACGCTGTTGTCGGAATACACCCCGGAGCGCAAAAAGTCCCTGCTGGTGACCAGCATGTTCTGCGGCTTCAACCTCGGCATGGCTGGCGGCGGGTTCATCTCGGCCAAGCTGATCCCGGCGTTCGGCTGGCACAGCCTGTTGCTGATCGGTGGGATTCTGCCGCTGATCCTCGCGGTGGTTTTGCTGTTCTGGCTGCCGGAATCGGCGCGTTACCTTGTGGTCCGTAACCGTGGCACCGACAAAGTGCGCAAAACCCTGGCACCCATCGATCCGACAGTGGTGGCCCAGGCGTCCAGCTTCAGCGTGCCGGAACAGAAAACCGTGAAGGCCCGCAACGTGTTTGCGGTGATTTTCTCCGGTACCTACAGCACCGGCACCTTGCTGCTGTGGCTGACCTACTTCATGGGCCTGGTGATCGTTTACCTGCTGACCAGTTGGCTGCCGACGCTGATGCGTGACAGCGGCGCGAGCATGGAGCAGGCGGCGTTCATTGGCGCGTTGTTCCAGTTCGGCGGGGTGTTGAGCGCGGTCGGTGTCGGTTGGGCGATGGACCGGTTCAATCCGCACAAGGTCATCGGTATTTTCTACCTGTTGGCCGGGGTGTTTGCCTACGCGGTAGGGCAGAGCCTGGGCCACATCACGCTACTGGCGACGTTGGTGCTGGTGGCCGGGATGTGCGTCAACGGCGCGCAATCGGCGATGCCGTCACTGGCGGCGCGGTTTTATCCGACCCAGGGGCGGGCGACTGGTGTGTCGTGGATGCTCGGGATTGGTCGCTTCGGCGCGATCCTCGGTGCGTGGATGGGCGCGACCCTGCTGGGCCTGGGCTGGAACTTCGAGCAGGTGCTGACGGCGTTGGTGATACCGGCGGCATTGGCGACCACGGCGGTAGTGATCAAAGGCATGGTCAGTCATGCGGATGCGACCTGA
- a CDS encoding inorganic phosphate transporter: MIDLFSGLDAWVLVSLLLALAFVLAFEFINGFHDTANAVATVIYTKAMPPHLAVFFSGVFNFLGVLLGGVGVAYAIVHLLPVELLINVNTGHGLAMVFSLLAAAITWNLGTWYFGIPASSSHTLIGSILGVGLANALINDIPLADGVNWQKAIDIGASLVFSPIAGFIVAALVLIGLKWWRPLSKMHKTPDQRRKLDDKKHPPFWNRLVLVISAMAVSFVHGSNDGQKGIGLIMLVLIGIVPAQFVLDLSSTTYQIERTRDATLHLSQFYKRNADTLGEFLALGKSVEGDLPEKFRCNPQQTEPTISALLDTLKGVADYHSLPSESRIEVRRYLLCLDDTARKVAKLPGLQAREKADLDKLRKDLTTTTEYAPFWVILAVALALGLGTMVGWKRVVLTIGEKIGKQGMTYAQGMSAQITTAGMIGLANIFSLPVSTTHVLSSGVAGTMIANKSGLQGGTVKTILLAWILTLPATVALSAGLFWLASKALGS; this comes from the coding sequence ATGATCGATTTATTCAGCGGACTAGATGCTTGGGTGCTTGTGAGCCTCTTGCTCGCCCTGGCCTTTGTCCTCGCCTTCGAGTTCATCAACGGCTTTCATGACACTGCCAACGCGGTGGCCACTGTTATCTACACCAAAGCCATGCCGCCTCATCTGGCGGTGTTCTTTTCCGGTGTGTTCAACTTTCTCGGCGTGCTGCTGGGCGGTGTGGGCGTGGCGTATGCCATCGTTCACTTGCTGCCGGTAGAGCTGCTGATCAATGTGAACACCGGACACGGACTGGCCATGGTGTTCTCGTTGCTTGCCGCCGCCATCACCTGGAACCTGGGCACCTGGTACTTCGGTATCCCTGCCTCCAGCTCCCACACCCTGATCGGTTCGATCCTCGGTGTCGGCCTGGCCAACGCGTTGATCAACGACATTCCGTTGGCCGATGGCGTGAACTGGCAGAAGGCGATCGATATCGGCGCGTCCCTGGTGTTCTCGCCAATAGCCGGCTTCATCGTTGCCGCGCTGGTGTTGATCGGCCTTAAATGGTGGCGCCCGCTGTCGAAGATGCACAAGACGCCGGACCAGCGTCGCAAGCTCGACGACAAGAAGCACCCACCGTTCTGGAACCGTCTGGTACTGGTGATCTCGGCCATGGCCGTGAGCTTCGTGCACGGTTCCAACGATGGCCAGAAAGGTATCGGCCTGATCATGCTGGTGTTGATCGGTATCGTGCCGGCGCAGTTCGTACTCGACCTGAGCAGCACCACTTACCAGATCGAACGTACCCGCGATGCGACCCTGCACTTGAGCCAGTTCTACAAGCGCAATGCCGACACCCTGGGTGAATTCCTGGCGCTGGGCAAAAGCGTGGAAGGCGACTTGCCGGAGAAATTCCGTTGCAACCCGCAACAGACCGAACCGACCATCAGCGCCCTGCTCGACACCCTCAAGGGTGTAGCCGACTACCATTCGCTGCCGTCGGAAAGCCGCATCGAAGTGCGTCGCTACCTGCTCTGCCTGGATGACACAGCACGCAAAGTCGCCAAGCTCCCAGGCCTGCAAGCCCGTGAAAAGGCTGACCTGGACAAACTGCGCAAAGACCTGACCACCACCACTGAATACGCCCCGTTCTGGGTGATTCTGGCGGTTGCCCTGGCCCTGGGCCTGGGCACCATGGTTGGCTGGAAACGCGTGGTACTGACCATCGGCGAGAAGATCGGCAAGCAAGGCATGACCTACGCACAAGGCATGTCGGCACAAATCACCACCGCCGGCATGATCGGCCTGGCCAACATCTTCAGCCTGCCGGTGTCCACCACCCACGTCCTGTCCTCGGGCGTGGCCGGCACCATGATCGCCAACAAAAGCGGCCTGCAAGGTGGCACCGTCAAAACCATCCTGCTGGCCTGGATCCTGACCCTGCCAGCCACTGTAGCCCTGTCGGCCGGCCTGTTCTGGCTGGCGTCGAAGGCGCTGGGTAGCTGA
- the pcaR gene encoding pca regulon transcriptional regulator PcaR, with protein MNDQLRNSFASVAPPIVASPAKRIQAMTGDPDFMTSLARGLAVVQAFQERKRHLTIAQISHRTEIPRAAVRRCLHTLIKLGYATTDGRTYSLLPKVLTLGHAYVSSTPLAVSAQPYLDRMSEQLHEACNMATLEGDDILYIARSATTQRLISVDLSVGGRLPAYCTSMGRILLAALDDTTLGEYLEHADFQAKTSRTLHTPEALLECLQEVRQQGWCIVDQELEQGLRSIAVPVYDASGQVVAALNVSTHAGRVSRNELEQRFLPGLLSASRDLSAQLFA; from the coding sequence ATGAACGATCAACTGCGCAACTCCTTCGCTTCAGTGGCGCCGCCGATCGTCGCCTCGCCGGCCAAACGAATCCAGGCCATGACCGGCGACCCCGACTTTATGACCTCCCTGGCCCGTGGCCTGGCGGTGGTGCAAGCCTTTCAGGAGCGCAAGCGCCACCTGACCATCGCCCAGATCAGCCATCGGACGGAAATCCCCCGCGCCGCCGTGCGACGTTGCCTGCACACCCTGATCAAACTCGGCTACGCCACCACCGACGGTCGCACCTATTCGCTGCTGCCCAAAGTCCTGACCCTCGGCCATGCCTACGTGTCCTCGACCCCACTGGCGGTGTCCGCCCAGCCGTACCTGGACCGCATGAGCGAGCAACTCCATGAGGCGTGCAACATGGCGACGCTGGAAGGCGATGACATTCTTTACATCGCTCGCTCGGCGACCACCCAGCGGCTGATTTCCGTGGACTTGTCGGTGGGCGGGCGTCTGCCGGCCTATTGCACGTCCATGGGCCGGATTCTGCTCGCCGCGCTGGACGACACGACGCTGGGCGAATACCTCGAACATGCGGATTTTCAGGCCAAGACCAGCCGAACCCTGCACACCCCCGAAGCCTTGCTTGAATGCCTGCAAGAGGTGCGACAGCAAGGCTGGTGCATCGTTGATCAGGAACTGGAACAAGGCCTGCGCTCGATTGCCGTTCCGGTTTACGACGCTTCCGGCCAGGTGGTGGCGGCTTTAAACGTCAGTACCCACGCAGGACGCGTCAGTCGCAACGAACTGGAGCAGCGCTTCTTGCCCGGTTTGCTAAGTGCCAGCCGCGACCTCAGCGCACAACTTTTTGCATAA
- a CDS encoding CoA transferase subunit A — MAEILSLHDAVKQFVNDGDTVALEGFTHLIPTAGGHEIIRQGKKDLTLVRMTPDLIYDQLIGAGCARKLIFSWGGNPGVGSLHRLRDAVEKQWPHPLEIEEHSHADLANAYVAGASGLPFAVLRAYAGSDLPKVNPLIKTVTCPFTGEVLAAVPSVRPDITVIHAQKADRKGNVLLWGILGVQKEAALAAKRCIVTVEEIVDDLNAPMNSCVLPTWALSAVCHVPGGAHPSYAHGYNERDNRFYQAWDPIARDRDTFTAWINEYIHGCADFSEFQAKLAAASEAK, encoded by the coding sequence ATGGCTGAAATCCTTTCGCTGCATGACGCGGTGAAGCAATTCGTCAACGACGGCGATACCGTCGCGCTCGAAGGCTTCACTCACCTGATTCCGACGGCGGGGGGTCATGAAATCATTCGCCAGGGCAAGAAAGATCTGACCCTGGTGCGGATGACGCCTGACTTGATCTATGACCAGTTGATCGGTGCCGGTTGTGCTCGCAAACTGATTTTCTCCTGGGGCGGCAACCCCGGTGTGGGGTCGCTGCACCGTCTGCGTGACGCCGTTGAGAAACAGTGGCCGCACCCACTGGAAATCGAAGAACACAGCCACGCCGACCTGGCCAATGCCTACGTCGCTGGCGCCTCCGGCCTGCCGTTCGCGGTGTTGCGGGCCTACGCCGGTTCTGACCTGCCAAAGGTCAACCCGCTGATCAAGACTGTTACCTGCCCGTTCACCGGCGAAGTGCTGGCGGCGGTGCCTTCGGTGCGTCCGGACATCACCGTGATTCACGCGCAAAAGGCTGACCGCAAGGGCAACGTGCTGCTGTGGGGCATTCTCGGCGTGCAGAAAGAAGCGGCGCTGGCGGCCAAGCGTTGCATCGTCACCGTCGAAGAAATTGTCGACGACCTCAATGCGCCGATGAACTCCTGTGTGCTGCCGACCTGGGCCTTGAGCGCGGTTTGCCATGTGCCGGGCGGTGCGCATCCGTCCTACGCTCACGGCTACAACGAGCGTGATAACCGTTTCTATCAGGCCTGGGACCCGATTGCCCGGGACCGCGACACCTTCACCGCGTGGATCAACGAGTACATCCACGGCTGCGCTGACTTCAGCGAGTTCCAGGCCAAGCTGGCCGCTGCTTCGGAGGCCAAGTAA